The following are encoded in a window of Pseudomonas sp. St316 genomic DNA:
- a CDS encoding DUF932 domain-containing protein yields MSHLVETMAYAGNTPWHGLGNHLSSKQPLETWLKEAGMSWQINESPVQFAADPVDDQRPIRSFPEQKVLYRSDTQEALSVVSQRYQVVQPREVLEFYRDLTERSGYELETAGVLKGGRKLWALARTGQSIALKGNDVVNGYLLLATSCDGTLATTATPTTVRVVCNNTLTIAVNGASQAIKVPHSTRFDPGVVKKQLGIAVSQWDEFMYRMRTLAARPVKAHEAKDYLQSVLCEPLTDRPERNNFSNGKALNKVMRMYEGHGRGADLEAAKDTAWGLLNAVTEYIDHERRARNKEYRMDTAWFGQGAVIKQRALSTALRLVV; encoded by the coding sequence ATGTCACATCTTGTAGAAACTATGGCTTACGCTGGTAATACGCCTTGGCATGGCTTGGGCAACCACCTCTCGTCCAAACAACCCCTGGAGACCTGGTTAAAGGAAGCCGGTATGAGCTGGCAGATCAATGAGTCGCCCGTGCAATTTGCGGCCGACCCCGTTGACGATCAACGTCCTATTCGTTCGTTTCCCGAACAAAAGGTACTTTACCGTTCGGACACCCAGGAAGCCCTTTCAGTGGTTTCACAACGCTACCAAGTGGTGCAGCCGCGTGAGGTCCTAGAGTTTTATCGGGATCTAACTGAACGCTCGGGTTATGAGCTGGAGACCGCCGGAGTACTCAAGGGCGGGCGCAAACTCTGGGCGCTGGCTCGGACCGGGCAGTCAATTGCGCTAAAGGGCAATGACGTAGTCAATGGTTATCTGCTGCTCGCGACATCCTGCGACGGCACACTCGCGACCACGGCAACGCCAACGACCGTAAGAGTTGTCTGCAATAATACCCTGACGATTGCTGTCAATGGCGCCAGCCAAGCTATCAAGGTGCCGCATAGCACACGCTTCGATCCGGGTGTCGTTAAGAAGCAGTTGGGCATCGCCGTTTCGCAATGGGACGAATTTATGTATCGCATGCGCACGCTAGCCGCTCGCCCTGTCAAAGCTCATGAAGCCAAGGACTATTTACAGAGCGTGCTGTGCGAACCGCTAACAGATCGCCCAGAGCGTAACAATTTCTCTAATGGAAAGGCCTTAAACAAGGTGATGAGGATGTATGAGGGGCATGGCCGTGGGGCTGATTTGGAAGCTGCCAAAGACACCGCCTGGGGCCTGCTCAACGCAGTCACAGAGTATATAGACCACGAGCGTCGCGCTCGCAATAAAGAGTATCGCATGGACACCGCTTGGTTCGGACAAGGCGCCGTCATCAAACAACGAGCGCTCAGCACAGCTCTGCGACTGGTCGTGTAA
- a CDS encoding helix-turn-helix transcriptional regulator translates to MTRVSGARDEDANLARFGVAVRARRNVLSLSQEALADLAGIDRSHMGKIERGERNVTFLNIVKIAESLACKPSDLLKDAGL, encoded by the coding sequence ATGACAAGAGTCTCCGGTGCACGCGACGAGGATGCTAACTTGGCCCGGTTCGGGGTAGCGGTGCGTGCTCGACGCAACGTCTTGTCCCTCTCACAAGAGGCGCTCGCCGATCTTGCAGGCATTGACCGATCCCACATGGGGAAGATTGAACGAGGAGAAAGGAACGTCACGTTTCTGAATATCGTCAAGATCGCCGAGTCCTTGGCCTGCAAGCCTTCTGATTTGCTGAAAGATGCAGGACTGTAG